From Spiroplasma monobiae MQ-1, a single genomic window includes:
- the serS gene encoding serine--tRNA ligase, producing the protein MLDINKIENDFDKVCSDLGKRNKDFKNELNEIVELNLQRKKITFEVEELKSEKNKISKDIGVLARENKKDEIEKLKNAVSEINIKIEKLDYELKNVSDNLNLKLSYIPNIPNKNIPLGKDEEDNVEVKKWNSDNLKNGGEAHWEIASKLGLVDFELGAKLSGSRFVVYTNKGAKMIRALTDILINRHTNNGYKEMWLPLIVNKENMYGTGQLPKFEEDAYKVDDQYLIPTSEVPLTNTVRDKILDKSELPMYLTAFTQCFRKEAGSAGRDTKGLIRLHQFNKVEMVKITDSKTSYEELDKMLLDAEDCLQLFNLPYRVVELCGGDIGFSSAKTYDLEVWFPNQNKFREISSCSNCLDFQAKRIMTRYKNDEGKNEYVHTLNGSGLAIDRLFAAIMENYYDGEKLILPEVLKQYFGNQEFLK; encoded by the coding sequence ATGTTAGACATTAATAAAATTGAAAATGATTTTGACAAGGTTTGTTCAGACTTAGGAAAAAGAAATAAAGATTTCAAAAATGAATTAAATGAAATTGTTGAATTGAATTTACAAAGAAAGAAAATTACTTTTGAAGTTGAAGAACTTAAATCTGAAAAGAATAAAATTTCAAAAGATATTGGAGTGTTAGCTAGAGAAAATAAAAAAGACGAAATTGAAAAATTGAAAAATGCAGTTTCAGAAATAAATATCAAAATTGAAAAGTTAGATTATGAGTTAAAAAACGTAAGTGATAATTTGAATTTAAAATTAAGTTACATCCCAAATATTCCAAATAAAAATATTCCTTTAGGGAAAGATGAAGAAGATAATGTGGAAGTAAAAAAATGAAATTCAGATAATTTAAAAAATGGCGGAGAAGCACATTGAGAAATTGCATCAAAATTGGGATTAGTTGATTTTGAACTTGGAGCAAAATTATCAGGATCTAGATTTGTTGTTTATACAAATAAAGGTGCAAAAATGATAAGAGCGCTTACAGATATTTTAATTAATAGACATACAAACAACGGTTATAAAGAAATGTGATTACCATTAATTGTTAATAAAGAGAATATGTATGGAACAGGGCAACTTCCAAAATTTGAAGAAGATGCTTATAAAGTCGATGATCAATATTTAATCCCCACTTCTGAAGTGCCTTTAACAAATACTGTTAGAGATAAAATTTTAGATAAGAGTGAACTTCCAATGTATTTAACCGCTTTCACACAATGTTTTAGAAAAGAAGCTGGAAGCGCAGGGAGAGATACAAAGGGTCTTATAAGACTACATCAATTTAATAAGGTTGAAATGGTAAAAATAACTGATAGTAAAACTTCATATGAAGAGTTGGATAAGATGTTATTGGATGCAGAGGATTGTTTACAACTATTTAATTTACCTTATAGAGTTGTTGAATTATGTGGAGGAGACATAGGGTTTTCTTCAGCTAAAACATATGATCTAGAAGTTTGATTTCCAAATCAAAATAAATTTAGAGAAATATCCTCATGTTCAAATTGTTTGGATTTTCAAGCTAAAAGAATTATGACAAGATATAAAAATGATGAAGGTAAAAATGAGTATGTTCACACACTAAATGGTTCTGGTTTAGCTATAGATAGATTGTTTGCCGCAATAATGGAGAACTATTATGATGGCGAAAAATTGATCCTTCCAGAAGTTTTAAAACAATACTTTGGAAACCAGGAATTTTTAAAATAA